In the genome of Paenibacillus sp. FSL R5-0766, one region contains:
- a CDS encoding TetR/AcrR family transcriptional regulator, which produces MAPIDRRQQVIHAAAQSFAMFGYKATTMDQVAKIANVGKGTIYTFFTNKEQLFDQILVEVIQEMKNIAHREVHQESAFFDNLFRVLDALLEFRRDHDLLVKLSQELKDFGTLQAKEGLDKVEKVISDFLAKELEKAKDNGEIRDCDPQVVAFMMIRLYIALTSDWSKQHQPLSKEEIKTYFRLFLMEGIAAIT; this is translated from the coding sequence ATGGCTCCGATTGACAGGAGACAGCAGGTTATTCATGCAGCAGCCCAGTCGTTTGCCATGTTTGGATACAAAGCAACGACGATGGATCAGGTCGCCAAGATTGCGAACGTTGGCAAAGGAACGATCTATACGTTTTTCACCAATAAGGAACAATTGTTTGATCAGATCCTGGTAGAAGTGATTCAGGAAATGAAGAACATCGCGCATCGTGAAGTACATCAGGAAAGTGCATTTTTTGATAATCTGTTTCGGGTACTGGATGCCTTGTTAGAGTTTCGTCGTGATCACGACCTGCTCGTTAAGTTATCTCAGGAGCTTAAGGACTTTGGAACGCTGCAGGCCAAGGAAGGTTTGGACAAGGTGGAGAAAGTAATCTCCGACTTTCTGGCTAAGGAGCTTGAGAAAGCAAAAGACAATGGAGAGATTCGAGATTGTGATCCGCAAGTCGTCGCATTTATGATGATTCGCCTGTACATTGCACTCACCTCAGACTGGAGCAAACAACATCAACCGCTGAGCAAAGAGGAAATCAAGACTTATTTTCGCCTTTTCTTAATGGAAGGAATTGCTGCTATAACGTAA
- a CDS encoding YhgE/Pip domain-containing protein, which produces MKSLSVFFKDVGSAVRNPKVLIPVIAIMFIPILYSGIYLAAYWDPYGHVDEMPVAVVNLDKGAELEGKSLHVGSDLVDELKKNADFKWDFVSASQAKEGMSNDKYYMQITIPENFSSQATTLLDDKPEPADLIYEPNGNYSFVGAQIGKTAIKDLKAKVSAKVTESYAETLLDKFSEVSDGLAEAGDGAGELNTGAGKLDDGAVKLKDNLAKLASGTLELQEGLSPLSDGVNALHTGATKLESGTSNLVSGLQQLQAAASSQLQSGADQLKDGSAKLETGLQSSLDGTSKLQAGLKSSEQGSAKLSDGLQSAVQGSGTLATGLQSAVDGSSKVADGAQGVAVGLKQLAASNPELAENADVQKLLAASEAVADGSAQLHESEQKLAQGADQLHQGNQQLAAGAAELHGGQEQLLAGANQLVDGQQQLLAGAGQLSQGGAQLSDGLKQFSGKLGDAASGGTLLADGAKQLGSGTTALQTGVGKLSGGVNSLTDGSKQLGDGAGKLADGLTELKDGSSELATKLNDAAQKTSEVKKTDDVVNMFAEPVNSSENTAENVSNYGTGLTPFFLSIGLFVGSLISTIVLKMRETSVPGATGWNRFVSRTLVFGSVSIFQSVIVASFMLYGLGLETHSVGLFYLFTIITGLTFMLIVQALVTWLDLPGRYVVILLLVFQLAASAGTFPVELIPSWLQVFSPWLPMTHSIMGFKAVVSSGNLDVMWHQAGILSIYAGVSILLTLAYFLWNGRRPKKEVEQADSGQVVTA; this is translated from the coding sequence ATGAAATCTTTATCCGTGTTTTTCAAGGATGTGGGATCGGCCGTGAGAAACCCGAAGGTGTTGATCCCTGTTATTGCAATTATGTTTATACCGATCCTGTATAGTGGCATCTATCTGGCAGCCTATTGGGACCCGTATGGTCATGTGGATGAGATGCCGGTTGCCGTTGTCAATCTGGACAAAGGTGCTGAGCTGGAGGGAAAATCCCTCCATGTAGGTAGTGATCTGGTGGATGAGCTGAAGAAAAATGCCGATTTCAAATGGGATTTTGTCAGTGCGAGTCAAGCCAAAGAAGGCATGAGTAATGACAAATATTATATGCAAATTACGATTCCGGAGAACTTCTCATCCCAGGCAACAACATTGCTCGATGACAAGCCGGAGCCGGCTGATCTGATCTATGAACCGAATGGCAATTACAGCTTTGTCGGTGCGCAGATCGGTAAGACTGCTATTAAGGACCTGAAAGCAAAAGTTTCCGCCAAAGTAACGGAGTCCTATGCAGAGACTTTGCTCGACAAGTTCTCCGAAGTATCGGATGGCTTGGCTGAGGCTGGCGATGGGGCGGGTGAACTGAATACCGGCGCAGGCAAACTGGATGATGGTGCGGTTAAGCTCAAGGATAATCTGGCGAAGCTTGCATCCGGAACGCTTGAACTTCAGGAAGGACTTTCTCCATTAAGTGATGGTGTTAACGCGCTGCACACAGGGGCAACCAAGCTTGAAAGTGGAACATCGAATCTTGTATCCGGTCTGCAACAGCTTCAGGCAGCTGCTTCGAGCCAGCTTCAGAGCGGAGCAGATCAGTTGAAGGATGGCAGCGCCAAGTTGGAAACCGGACTTCAGTCTTCACTGGATGGCACAAGTAAGTTGCAGGCTGGCCTGAAATCGTCAGAACAGGGCAGTGCGAAGCTGTCGGATGGTCTGCAAAGTGCCGTTCAGGGCAGCGGTACACTGGCAACAGGCCTGCAATCGGCTGTTGATGGCAGTTCCAAGGTTGCTGATGGTGCACAGGGTGTAGCCGTCGGATTGAAGCAGCTTGCTGCATCAAACCCGGAACTGGCCGAAAATGCGGATGTCCAGAAACTGCTTGCGGCAAGTGAAGCTGTTGCTGATGGCAGTGCACAACTGCATGAGAGTGAGCAGAAGCTGGCGCAGGGTGCAGATCAGCTGCATCAGGGTAACCAGCAACTGGCTGCGGGTGCAGCCGAGCTTCATGGAGGTCAGGAGCAACTTCTGGCTGGTGCGAACCAGTTAGTGGATGGTCAGCAACAATTGCTGGCTGGTGCCGGGCAGCTTAGTCAAGGAGGAGCACAGCTCTCCGATGGCCTGAAGCAGTTCAGCGGCAAGTTGGGTGATGCTGCAAGTGGCGGTACATTGCTTGCAGATGGTGCCAAGCAGCTGGGCTCAGGGACAACAGCTTTGCAAACGGGTGTAGGTAAACTAAGTGGTGGCGTTAATTCACTAACCGATGGTTCGAAGCAACTGGGTGATGGCGCGGGCAAACTGGCTGACGGTCTTACCGAGCTAAAAGATGGCTCAAGTGAACTGGCAACCAAGCTGAATGACGCCGCACAGAAAACATCCGAAGTTAAAAAAACGGATGATGTAGTGAACATGTTCGCTGAACCTGTAAACTCCTCGGAGAACACAGCAGAGAACGTGAGCAATTATGGTACAGGATTGACACCGTTCTTCCTGTCGATCGGTCTGTTTGTGGGTTCGTTGATTTCCACGATTGTATTGAAAATGCGGGAAACGTCCGTACCTGGTGCAACAGGCTGGAATCGTTTTGTCAGCCGGACACTGGTATTTGGGTCCGTGAGCATTTTCCAATCGGTTATTGTGGCAAGTTTCATGTTATATGGTCTTGGACTGGAGACACACAGCGTAGGGCTGTTCTATCTGTTTACCATTATTACGGGGCTGACCTTCATGTTGATCGTTCAGGCACTTGTAACCTGGCTGGATCTGCCTGGACGTTATGTTGTCATTCTGCTGCTGGTCTTCCAGCTTGCGGCTAGTGCAGGAACCTTCCCGGTAGAACTGATTCCATCGTGGCTTCAGGTGTTTAGTCCTTGGTTACCAATGACGCACAGCATTATGGGCTTCAAAGCCGTGGTATCGAGTGGTAATCTGGATGTGATGTGGCATCAGGCAGGTATTCTTAGCATCTATGCAGGGGTATCCATTCTGCTGACGCTTGCTTACTTCCTCTGGAATGGCAGACGTCCAAAAAAAGAAGTCGAACAGGCTGATTCTGGTCAAGTTGTGACGGCATAA
- the gltB gene encoding glutamate synthase large subunit, which translates to MRHIGLPPKQGLYDPQFEKDACGMGFVANIKGVPSHDIVSQALTMLSNMEHRGGQGSEPNSGDGAGILIQIPHRYFAQEAERLGFALPEQGFYGVGMLFLSQDPAIRSAHEESLKKIIEEEGQTFLGFRDVPTFDEMLGRSALAAKPYVRQVFIGRSADVKDELGFERKLYVIRRRAELAIRYSADEAEGGSFYLPSLSCRKIVYKGMLTTEQVGEFYLDLQQDLVESAIALVHSRFSTNTFPSWERAHPYRFMIHNGEINTMRGNVNWMHARQSLFESELFGNDIAKVKPVINPDGSDTAMFDNTLEFLYLSGRSLPHVAMMMVPEPWSTDEGMDPAKKAFYEYHSTMMEPWDGPAAMAFTDGLQIGATLDRNGLRPARYYVTKDDRIILSSEVGVLDIAPEEILYKDRLRPGRMLLVDTQEGRIIADEEVKAIIAAENPYQDWLDEHLMDLSELPEAPELPDPKHDNVTQLQLAYGYTFEELRKILEPMATTGMEATGSMGYDAPLAVLSDRPQRLYNYFKQMFAQVTNPPIDAIREEIVTSTATTIGPERNLLNPEPESCRQIRLDTPVLSNEDFAKIRHVRRPGFRSMTIPIFFTAAEGAEGLRKAMDLLFEAADRVIDKGHNILILSDRGVDAENAAIPALLAVAGLHHHLIRQGTRTKVSIMLESAEPRDIHHYALLLGYGVSAVNPYLAFETLDDMIQQGLLRGISHEKAVKNYIKAATKGVTKVLSKMGISTIQSYRGAQIFEAVGLKSDFVDRYFTWTPSRIGGIGLEEVAAEALTHHNRAFTEKDGNDKVLDSGGDYQWRNDGEEHLFNPQTIHTLQHAVRTGDYKLYKKYSKLVQGENDQLLTIRSMLKLKPVGASIPLEEVESVEDIMRRFKTGAMSFGSISKEAHEDLAIAMNRVGGKSNTGEGGEDPARFIKDSNGDSRRSAIKQVASGRFGVTSNYLVNADEIQIKMAQGAKPGEGGQLPGRKVYPWVAEVRGSTPGVGLISPPPHHDIYSIEDLAELIYDLKNANPRAEINVKLVSEVGVGTIAAGVAKGRADIILVSGYDGGTGASPQGSIRHAGMPWELGLAETHQTLMLNNLRDRVVLETDGKMLNGRDLAIAALLGAEEYGFSTAPLVALGCIMMRVCQMDTCPVGVATQNPELRKNYMGDPAHVVNFMRFVAEDVREIMADLGFRTIQEMVGRTDCLETVEAVDHWKKKGVDLSVLLHVPEMPEGSARYRTQHQNHQLEETLDMQQLLPLAQSAIESGQPVEAVLPITNVNRAVGTILGSEITRKYGLAGLPEDTVKFKFVGSAGQSFGAFVPKGMTLTVEGDSNDYVGKGLSGGKLIVMPSPKATFEAEDNIIIGNTALYGATSGEAYIRGIAGERFAVRNSGAKVVVEGVGDHGCEYMTGGRVVVLGDTGRNFAAGMSGGIAYVYDPEGTFLKRCNLEMVLLERIEDVAESADLRGMIQRHVANTGSAVGQRVLDNWQDALNQFVRVIPKDFKRMTEQIERIQATGLTGEAALLAAFEANMRELARAGG; encoded by the coding sequence ATGAGACACATCGGATTACCTCCAAAACAGGGTCTGTATGACCCGCAGTTCGAAAAAGACGCATGCGGAATGGGTTTTGTTGCCAACATCAAAGGAGTACCTTCACACGATATCGTTAGTCAGGCACTGACCATGCTTAGTAACATGGAGCACCGTGGAGGACAGGGAAGTGAGCCGAATTCCGGTGACGGAGCAGGTATCCTGATTCAGATTCCACATCGCTATTTTGCACAGGAAGCAGAACGTCTTGGTTTTGCATTGCCTGAACAGGGCTTCTATGGTGTAGGGATGTTGTTCCTTTCCCAAGACCCTGCCATTCGTAGTGCGCATGAAGAGAGCCTTAAGAAGATTATTGAAGAAGAAGGACAGACGTTCCTGGGTTTCCGGGATGTTCCTACTTTTGATGAAATGCTTGGCCGTTCTGCACTTGCAGCGAAACCTTATGTACGTCAGGTGTTCATTGGAAGATCCGCAGATGTGAAGGATGAGCTTGGATTCGAGCGTAAGCTGTATGTTATTCGCAGACGTGCTGAGCTGGCTATTCGTTATTCGGCAGATGAAGCAGAAGGTGGTTCATTCTACCTTCCAAGCTTGTCTTGTCGCAAAATTGTATATAAAGGCATGCTGACAACGGAACAGGTAGGAGAGTTCTATCTGGATCTGCAGCAAGACCTTGTTGAATCGGCTATTGCACTCGTGCATTCCCGTTTCAGTACGAACACCTTCCCAAGCTGGGAACGTGCCCACCCGTATCGCTTCATGATCCACAACGGTGAGATCAACACGATGCGTGGTAACGTGAACTGGATGCATGCTAGACAGTCCTTGTTCGAGAGTGAGTTGTTCGGTAACGACATCGCGAAAGTAAAACCGGTCATCAATCCCGACGGTTCGGATACAGCCATGTTTGATAATACGCTGGAGTTCCTGTATCTGAGCGGCCGTTCTCTGCCACACGTGGCCATGATGATGGTTCCTGAACCATGGAGCACAGATGAGGGCATGGACCCTGCCAAAAAAGCATTTTATGAATATCACAGCACAATGATGGAGCCTTGGGATGGACCAGCAGCAATGGCCTTCACAGATGGTTTGCAAATTGGTGCAACACTTGACCGTAACGGTTTGCGTCCAGCTCGTTATTATGTAACCAAAGATGACCGTATTATCCTGTCCTCCGAAGTTGGGGTACTTGATATCGCGCCGGAAGAGATCCTGTACAAAGATCGTCTGCGTCCAGGTCGGATGTTGCTTGTGGATACACAAGAAGGCCGCATCATCGCGGATGAGGAAGTAAAAGCAATCATTGCAGCCGAGAATCCGTATCAGGATTGGCTTGATGAGCATTTGATGGATCTGAGCGAGTTGCCGGAAGCACCGGAACTTCCTGATCCAAAACATGATAACGTGACCCAGCTTCAGCTGGCATATGGTTATACATTTGAAGAACTTCGTAAAATCCTGGAGCCGATGGCAACAACAGGTATGGAAGCTACGGGTTCGATGGGTTATGATGCACCACTGGCTGTGCTGTCGGATCGTCCGCAGCGTCTGTACAACTACTTTAAACAGATGTTCGCCCAGGTAACCAACCCGCCAATCGATGCAATCCGTGAAGAGATTGTAACATCTACGGCAACAACCATTGGTCCTGAGCGCAACTTGCTGAACCCTGAACCGGAGAGTTGTCGCCAGATCCGTCTGGATACACCGGTATTGTCTAATGAAGACTTTGCGAAGATTCGCCATGTGCGTCGCCCAGGCTTCCGCTCCATGACGATTCCAATCTTCTTCACCGCTGCGGAAGGAGCAGAAGGGCTTCGCAAAGCGATGGATTTGCTCTTCGAAGCTGCGGATCGTGTCATTGACAAGGGTCATAACATTCTGATCCTGTCTGACCGCGGTGTGGACGCAGAGAATGCTGCCATTCCTGCATTGCTTGCTGTAGCAGGTCTGCATCACCATCTGATTCGCCAGGGAACCCGAACAAAAGTCAGCATTATGCTCGAATCGGCAGAACCGCGTGATATTCACCACTACGCGTTGCTGCTGGGTTACGGTGTAAGTGCGGTGAACCCTTATCTGGCTTTTGAAACGCTGGATGACATGATTCAGCAAGGGTTGCTGCGTGGCATCTCGCATGAGAAAGCAGTGAAAAACTACATTAAAGCAGCTACCAAAGGCGTTACTAAAGTGTTGTCCAAAATGGGGATTTCTACGATTCAATCATATCGTGGAGCTCAAATATTCGAAGCGGTAGGTCTGAAATCAGACTTCGTTGACCGTTACTTTACCTGGACACCTTCCCGTATCGGCGGAATTGGGTTGGAAGAAGTGGCAGCCGAAGCGCTGACACATCATAACCGTGCCTTTACGGAAAAAGACGGTAACGATAAAGTATTGGATTCCGGTGGGGATTATCAATGGCGTAACGACGGAGAAGAGCATCTGTTCAATCCGCAAACCATTCATACCCTGCAACATGCAGTACGCACTGGGGATTACAAGCTGTATAAAAAATATTCCAAACTTGTACAAGGTGAGAATGATCAATTGTTGACCATTCGCTCCATGCTGAAGCTGAAACCGGTGGGAGCTTCCATTCCACTCGAAGAAGTTGAATCCGTAGAAGATATCATGCGTCGTTTCAAAACAGGTGCAATGTCCTTCGGTTCGATCAGTAAAGAGGCGCATGAAGATCTTGCCATCGCTATGAACCGTGTTGGAGGTAAATCCAATACCGGTGAAGGTGGAGAAGACCCGGCTCGCTTCATTAAAGATAGCAACGGGGATTCCCGTCGCAGTGCGATTAAACAGGTAGCATCCGGACGTTTTGGTGTTACATCCAACTACTTGGTTAATGCCGACGAGATTCAGATTAAAATGGCTCAGGGAGCTAAACCAGGTGAAGGCGGACAGCTGCCAGGACGTAAAGTGTATCCTTGGGTTGCTGAAGTTCGTGGATCTACACCGGGTGTAGGTCTGATCTCGCCACCACCGCATCACGATATCTACTCAATCGAAGATCTGGCAGAGTTGATCTATGACTTGAAAAATGCCAATCCGCGTGCTGAGATTAACGTGAAGCTGGTATCGGAAGTGGGCGTGGGTACCATCGCAGCTGGTGTAGCCAAAGGCCGTGCCGATATTATCCTTGTCAGCGGTTATGACGGAGGTACAGGTGCATCACCGCAAGGTTCGATTCGCCACGCAGGTATGCCTTGGGAACTAGGTCTTGCAGAGACACATCAAACGTTGATGTTGAACAATCTGCGTGACCGTGTTGTCCTCGAAACAGATGGCAAAATGCTTAACGGCCGTGACCTGGCGATTGCTGCCTTGCTAGGAGCAGAAGAGTATGGATTCTCTACGGCACCGCTCGTTGCACTTGGCTGTATCATGATGCGTGTCTGTCAGATGGATACCTGTCCGGTTGGTGTAGCGACACAGAATCCGGAATTGCGTAAAAATTATATGGGTGATCCAGCTCATGTGGTTAACTTCATGCGATTTGTTGCTGAAGATGTGCGTGAGATCATGGCTGATCTTGGTTTCCGTACTATACAGGAGATGGTCGGACGTACAGATTGCCTCGAAACGGTAGAAGCCGTAGATCACTGGAAGAAAAAAGGTGTGGATCTGTCTGTATTGCTGCACGTGCCTGAAATGCCGGAAGGCTCTGCACGTTACCGCACACAGCATCAGAATCACCAATTGGAAGAAACGCTGGATATGCAACAATTGCTGCCACTGGCACAGTCTGCTATTGAATCCGGTCAACCGGTTGAAGCGGTGCTTCCAATTACAAACGTTAACCGTGCAGTAGGTACCATTTTGGGTAGTGAGATCACACGCAAATATGGTCTCGCAGGATTGCCTGAAGATACGGTTAAATTCAAATTTGTCGGTTCTGCCGGACAAAGCTTTGGGGCCTTTGTACCTAAAGGTATGACCTTGACCGTTGAAGGGGATTCCAATGACTACGTAGGTAAAGGATTGTCCGGAGGTAAACTGATCGTGATGCCTTCTCCGAAAGCAACATTCGAGGCGGAAGATAACATCATTATCGGTAACACAGCCCTCTACGGAGCAACAAGCGGTGAAGCGTACATCCGTGGTATTGCGGGTGAGCGGTTTGCTGTACGTAACTCGGGCGCCAAAGTCGTCGTTGAAGGTGTAGGCGACCATGGTTGTGAGTATATGACAGGTGGACGTGTCGTTGTACTGGGCGATACAGGTCGTAACTTTGCAGCAGGGATGTCCGGAGGTATTGCCTATGTGTATGATCCGGAAGGCACATTCCTGAAACGTTGTAATCTGGAAATGGTTCTTTTGGAGCGTATCGAAGATGTGGCCGAAAGTGCAGATCTGCGAGGCATGATTCAACGTCATGTTGCCAATACAGGAAGTGCTGTTGGTCAGCGCGTTCTGGATAACTGGCAAGATGCGCTGAATCAGTTCGTTCGGGTTATTCCGAAGGACTTCAAGCGGATGACAGAACAGATCGAACGGATTCAGGCAACAGGTCTGACTGGAGAAGCGGCGCTGCTTGCAGCGTTTGAAGCGAATATGCGTGAACTTGCACGTGCTGGAGGTTAA
- a CDS encoding helix-turn-helix transcriptional regulator, producing MSYGNRIAELREQRGLTQEELASSIHITRAALSHYEKNRRKPDFEVLTRLADIFEVSIDYLIGRTKQSDVVMDEDVREFVDTLELSDKEVLERFDLMIDGKSLTEEEARRFIAFVRMERSMD from the coding sequence ATGAGCTACGGAAATCGCATTGCTGAATTACGGGAACAGCGGGGACTTACTCAAGAAGAACTTGCGAGCTCCATTCATATTACCAGAGCTGCTCTCTCCCACTACGAGAAGAACCGTCGCAAACCGGATTTCGAAGTGTTAACGAGACTTGCTGACATCTTTGAGGTGTCTATTGATTATCTTATAGGACGTACAAAGCAAAGCGATGTCGTGATGGATGAGGACGTACGCGAATTCGTTGATACCTTGGAGTTATCGGATAAGGAAGTGTTGGAACGCTTCGATCTGATGATTGATGGGAAGTCCTTAACAGAAGAAGAGGCACGTCGTTTTATTGCATTTGTCCGAATGGAACGCAGCATGGACTAA
- a CDS encoding CpsB/CapC family capsule biosynthesis tyrosine phosphatase produces the protein MVEMHCHILSGLDDGPVRMEQSVAMAEKAAASGITSIIATPHHLNGQYNNEPMVVNQAVNLLHAELRNRNIRLEIRPGQEIRVHDNLIGDLYAGKCCTLAGSRYMLLELPFGHIPSQFPRILHELRIAGITPIIAHPERNRVILKKPKLLADYLSQGGLCQLTAQSFTGLFGRKVRQWCFHFCKENGFHFISSDAHDTCTRTFAISEGERVIERRFGAEAVKRLAENASHILSNSCLVTERWKPRKWLLSIW, from the coding sequence ATGGTTGAAATGCACTGCCACATATTATCCGGCCTAGATGATGGTCCTGTTCGAATGGAGCAGTCCGTTGCAATGGCTGAGAAGGCGGCAGCCTCAGGAATTACCTCCATTATTGCTACTCCGCATCACCTGAACGGGCAATACAACAATGAACCGATGGTGGTCAATCAGGCCGTGAACCTGCTTCACGCAGAACTTCGCAATCGCAACATTCGCCTGGAGATCCGTCCCGGACAGGAGATCAGGGTGCATGACAACCTGATTGGAGACTTATATGCAGGAAAGTGCTGCACACTCGCCGGAAGTCGTTACATGTTGTTGGAACTTCCCTTTGGTCATATTCCCTCACAGTTCCCCAGGATACTGCATGAATTACGAATAGCGGGAATTACCCCTATTATTGCTCATCCGGAACGCAATCGTGTCATTTTGAAGAAGCCAAAGTTGTTGGCTGATTACTTGAGTCAAGGCGGACTATGTCAGCTCACAGCTCAATCTTTCACTGGGCTTTTCGGACGGAAAGTTCGGCAGTGGTGTTTTCATTTTTGCAAAGAAAACGGGTTTCATTTCATTTCATCAGATGCACATGATACGTGCACAAGGACATTTGCCATAAGTGAAGGAGAGCGGGTCATCGAGCGTCGATTTGGAGCTGAAGCCGTTAAGAGGCTGGCAGAGAATGCGTCGCACATTCTATCGAATTCGTGTCTGGTT